From a region of the Candidatus Glassbacteria bacterium genome:
- a CDS encoding response regulator — translation MSKVLIIDDEQSLLTTLEILFSTEGYEVRTASDGREGVQCMEDDGLPDLVITDIKMPDMDGMQVLH, via the coding sequence GTGAGCAAGGTCTTGATTATTGACGACGAGCAGTCGCTGCTGACCACGCTGGAAATACTGTTCAGCACCGAGGGCTACGAGGTCCGGACGGCGTCCGACGGCCGCGAAGGTGTGCAGTGCATGGAGGACGACGGCCTGCCGGACCTGGTGATTACCGATATCAAGATGCCCGATATGGACGGGATGCAGGTGCTGCACC
- a CDS encoding PAS domain-containing protein, with protein sequence MSLIPRLRRVGWSLPHLSARLLIRWWMILRVTLVATTMAVVIYFSGAGRLLPLAVALVTVAVSAVFYRQAVKGRGASEVHCFFQYFFDICLISLVNLITLPLNVNFIPLYVLSIAVASIFSFRPGAFFTATVASVAYLPVGLRILNLGFALTETFQFNVLYLADRWTWLNVGLQVFLFYCVAAITSYLSLRLRKTGSELEDTRNLLSQYRLDHREIVHNITSGLITCDPSGRILEVNPAARRILALPEDYILKQPAAGLFAAGCPEISKIIRLAVESDVMVAHRKVELVSAGRHVPLRVSSSVMKDRDGRLRGVSLVFEDITIEEKARELELRGTRLEAVAELAASLAHEIKNPLTSIRSAIELIGEKTERGRDEVTDRLMECVLKESDRLAELLRQFLQFSRGHSGPLEDIRLGDLLEEVRQAVSNNPDWRGEVELLVSPSVARWRVAAPPGALSQVFYNLLINAVQVTGRDGEKTNTIEIRSAERRTEGLPERRGMHMVAVCDDGPGIDSDFRQKIFEPFFSTRKEGFGLGLAVVHRIMSSMGGMIFVLDESPLGGAAFAVGMPRVSDGPGGRDKQQQQEKPTAGTAGKKTGEYGR encoded by the coding sequence ATGTCCCTGATTCCACGCCTGCGAAGAGTTGGCTGGTCCCTGCCCCATCTCTCGGCGCGGCTGCTGATCAGGTGGTGGATGATCCTGCGGGTCACGCTCGTGGCCACCACCATGGCCGTGGTTATCTACTTCAGCGGGGCGGGACGCCTGCTGCCGCTGGCCGTGGCGCTGGTCACGGTCGCTGTCAGCGCGGTCTTTTACCGGCAGGCGGTCAAAGGCAGGGGAGCCAGCGAGGTCCACTGTTTCTTCCAGTATTTCTTCGACATCTGCCTGATCAGCCTGGTCAACCTGATCACCCTGCCGCTCAACGTCAATTTTATCCCGCTCTACGTTCTCAGCATCGCTGTCGCCAGTATTTTCAGCTTCCGGCCGGGAGCGTTTTTCACCGCCACGGTGGCCTCGGTGGCCTATCTCCCCGTGGGACTGCGTATCCTTAATCTCGGGTTCGCACTCACCGAGACGTTCCAGTTCAACGTGCTGTATCTGGCCGACCGCTGGACCTGGCTTAACGTCGGCCTGCAGGTTTTCCTGTTTTACTGCGTGGCCGCCATCACCAGCTACCTGAGTCTCAGACTGCGCAAAACCGGCAGCGAACTCGAGGATACGCGCAATCTTCTGAGCCAGTACCGCCTCGATCACCGCGAAATCGTCCACAATATCACCAGTGGGCTGATCACCTGCGACCCCTCGGGTAGAATCCTGGAAGTAAATCCGGCCGCCAGACGAATCCTCGCCCTTCCCGAAGACTATATCCTCAAGCAGCCGGCCGCGGGCTTGTTCGCGGCCGGCTGCCCGGAGATTTCGAAAATTATCCGTCTCGCCGTTGAGAGCGACGTGATGGTCGCTCACCGCAAGGTGGAACTGGTGTCCGCCGGGCGGCATGTGCCGCTGAGAGTCAGCTCGTCGGTGATGAAAGACCGCGACGGCCGTCTGCGCGGGGTTTCGCTGGTGTTCGAGGACATCACAATCGAGGAGAAAGCAAGAGAGCTGGAACTGCGCGGCACCCGGCTGGAGGCCGTGGCCGAACTGGCGGCCAGCCTGGCCCATGAGATAAAGAACCCCCTGACCTCTATCCGCAGCGCTATCGAGCTGATCGGCGAGAAAACCGAACGCGGCCGGGACGAGGTTACCGATCGCCTGATGGAGTGTGTGCTGAAGGAGAGCGACCGCCTGGCGGAACTGCTTCGCCAGTTTCTCCAGTTTTCGCGCGGGCACAGCGGTCCGCTGGAGGATATCAGGCTCGGTGACCTGCTCGAAGAGGTCCGCCAGGCTGTTTCAAATAATCCCGACTGGCGTGGTGAAGTGGAACTGCTGGTCTCGCCGTCGGTGGCCCGCTGGCGGGTGGCGGCCCCTCCGGGAGCGTTGTCGCAGGTGTTCTACAACCTGTTGATCAATGCGGTCCAGGTGACAGGCAGGGATGGCGAGAAAACGAACACGATCGAAATCCGCAGCGCAGAGCGCCGCACCGAGGGACTACCCGAGCGGCGGGGAATGCACATGGTGGCTGTCTGCGATGACGGGCCGGGAATCGACAGCGATTTCAGGCAGAAGATTTTCGAGCCTTTTTTCTCCACCCGCAAGGAAGGATTCGGCCTGGGCCTGGCCGTGGTGCACAGGATCATGAGTTCGATGGGCGGGATGATTTTCGTGCTGGATGAAAGTCCGCTGGGCGGAGCGGCGTTCGCTGTCGGTATGCCCAGGGTCAGCGACGGACCTGGTGGCCGGGACAAACAACAACAACAGGAAAAGCCAACCGCCGGGACAGCCGGTAAGAAGACGGGAGAGTACGGCAGGTGA
- a CDS encoding transposase, with translation MPDIFFKQRKNIRLRDYDYSSPGAYRVTICANERQQRLFGTLNNGSIELSKIGRLVENRWLAIPNHFSGVSLDAWIIMPDHVHGILLFELNESGEACLAPTTTPGLSEIPSLGTVIGSFKSAVSRDARKLGISNSTLWQRGYFEHVIRNQHDLECAREYIALNPHRLHQEHEKCP, from the coding sequence ATGCCTGATATTTTTTTCAAACAGAGGAAAAACATCCGTCTGAGGGATTATGATTATTCCTCGCCGGGCGCATACAGGGTCACAATCTGCGCAAACGAGCGTCAACAAAGGCTCTTCGGTACTCTGAATAATGGATCAATCGAACTTTCTAAAATCGGACGGCTCGTCGAAAATCGCTGGTTAGCAATCCCGAATCATTTTTCCGGTGTCAGTCTGGATGCGTGGATTATCATGCCGGACCATGTTCATGGCATCCTGCTTTTCGAATTGAATGAATCGGGCGAGGCATGCCTCGCCCCTACGACAACCCCTGGACTAAGCGAAATACCAAGTCTCGGTACGGTAATCGGCTCATTTAAATCTGCCGTGTCAAGAGATGCGCGTAAATTAGGAATTTCAAATAGTACTCTCTGGCAGCGCGGTTATTTCGAGCACGTTATCCGCAACCAGCATGACCTTGAGTGCGCACGGGAATACATTGCCCTGAACCCGCATCGCCTGCATCAGGAGCACGAAAAATGTCCCTGA
- a CDS encoding type II secretion system F family protein, which yields MPVFNWKARTPRGEMHNGELTATTPQEVIGYLRRKRLIVVSVNEKPKEIKLSLGGRIKTRDIVLFSRQFATMIDSGLPLVQCLGILGAQTENQKFRDVINSVRVDVEGGNTLADALVKFPKIFTKLFVSMISAGEAGGILDQIMLRLSDYLEKNDTIIRKIKGAMIYPAVVFTAAIGCVTILLIFVIPIFAGMFKEMDMELPLPTQVVVNLSDFLIGYWWLLAALIFGGIVALKRYYKTDKGELVIDTILLRVPVLGDLIRKSAVARFTRTLGVLISSGVSILHGLEVTARTSGNRVVHDAIMGSRVSIAGGETITKPLKDAGVFPPMVIQMINVGEQTGGLDAMLIKIADFYEEEVDTAVDSLTAALEPVMIVFLGIIVGGMVVAMYLPIFDLITKMH from the coding sequence ATGCCGGTATTTAACTGGAAAGCCCGCACGCCCAGGGGCGAAATGCACAACGGAGAGCTGACCGCCACCACGCCCCAGGAAGTGATCGGCTACCTGCGCCGCAAGCGCCTGATCGTGGTCAGCGTTAACGAAAAGCCCAAGGAAATCAAGCTCAGTCTGGGCGGCAGAATCAAAACTCGCGATATCGTGCTTTTCAGCCGCCAGTTCGCCACGATGATCGACAGCGGCCTGCCGCTGGTGCAATGCCTGGGAATCCTGGGAGCGCAGACCGAAAACCAGAAATTCCGCGATGTGATCAACTCGGTGCGCGTGGATGTCGAGGGCGGAAACACCCTGGCCGACGCGCTGGTAAAATTCCCGAAAATTTTCACCAAGCTGTTCGTCTCGATGATCTCGGCGGGCGAGGCGGGCGGTATCCTGGACCAGATCATGCTCCGCCTGTCGGACTATCTGGAAAAGAACGACACGATTATCCGCAAAATCAAGGGCGCGATGATCTATCCGGCGGTGGTCTTCACGGCCGCTATCGGCTGCGTGACGATCCTGCTGATCTTCGTCATCCCGATTTTCGCCGGGATGTTCAAGGAAATGGACATGGAGCTGCCGCTGCCGACCCAGGTGGTGGTCAACCTGTCGGACTTCCTGATCGGCTACTGGTGGCTGCTGGCCGCGTTGATCTTCGGCGGGATTGTCGCTCTCAAACGCTACTACAAAACCGACAAGGGCGAACTGGTAATCGATACGATCCTGCTGCGCGTACCAGTGCTGGGAGACCTGATCCGCAAGAGCGCGGTCGCCAGGTTCACCCGGACCCTGGGTGTGCTGATCTCCAGCGGCGTTTCGATCCTGCATGGACTCGAGGTCACCGCCCGCACCAGCGGCAACCGGGTGGTCCACGACGCGATCATGGGCAGCCGCGTCTCGATCGCCGGCGGAGAAACAATCACCAAGCCGCTCAAGGACGCCGGGGTTTTTCCGCCGATGGTGATCCAGATGATCAACGTGGGCGAGCAGACCGGCGGCTTGGACGCGATGCTGATCAAGATCGCTGATTTTTACGAGGAAGAGGTGGACACGGCGGTCGATTCGCTGACCGCGGCCCTGGAGCCGGTGATGATTGTCTTCCTGGGTATTATCGTCGGCGGAATGGTCGTGGCCATGTACCTGCCGATTTTCGACCTGATCACCAAGATGCACTGA
- a CDS encoding PilT/PilU family type 4a pilus ATPase, whose translation MEFKGLLKYMVDNDASDIYITEGCPPMFRVEGVTSPMGEEKLGGETTARMAAAIMNDKQKKEFLETFEMNLALAYDDLGRFRVNIFKQRGQVGMVIRQIKLRILTLDELKLPEILKTIIKTKRGLVLVVGATGSGKSTSLAAMIDYRNTTSDGHIITIEDPVEFVHQHKKSVITQREVGMDTHTFKAALKNTLRQAPDVILVGEIRDTETMEHAIEFAETGHLCLGTLHANNANQAIERVMNFFPEERHPQIYMQLSLNLRSIISQRLVRTVDGKRAAAVEILLDSPRIKDLILKGEIGVLKDAMEASSQDGMQTFDQALLKLYKEGRITLEDAIANADSANDLRLKIKMEKLAEGGTLEEDDSGPKLSI comes from the coding sequence ATGGAATTCAAGGGCCTGCTGAAATACATGGTGGATAACGACGCCTCGGATATCTATATCACCGAGGGCTGCCCGCCGATGTTCCGCGTCGAGGGCGTTACCAGCCCGATGGGCGAGGAAAAGCTCGGCGGCGAGACCACCGCACGCATGGCCGCTGCGATCATGAACGACAAGCAGAAGAAAGAGTTCCTCGAAACCTTCGAGATGAACCTGGCGCTGGCCTACGACGACCTGGGCCGCTTCCGGGTCAACATCTTCAAGCAGCGCGGCCAGGTGGGGATGGTGATCCGGCAGATCAAGCTCAGGATCCTCACGCTCGACGAGCTCAAGCTGCCGGAAATCCTCAAAACCATCATCAAGACCAAGCGCGGGCTGGTCCTGGTGGTCGGAGCCACCGGCAGCGGTAAGAGCACCAGCCTGGCGGCGATGATCGATTACCGCAACACCACTTCCGACGGGCATATCATCACTATCGAGGACCCGGTGGAGTTTGTCCATCAGCACAAGAAAAGCGTGATCACCCAGCGCGAGGTGGGGATGGATACCCACACGTTCAAGGCCGCGCTGAAAAATACCCTGCGCCAGGCGCCCGATGTGATCCTGGTCGGTGAAATCCGCGACACGGAAACGATGGAGCACGCAATCGAGTTCGCCGAAACCGGCCATCTCTGCCTGGGCACCCTGCATGCCAACAACGCCAACCAGGCTATCGAGCGGGTGATGAACTTCTTCCCCGAGGAGCGCCATCCGCAGATCTACATGCAGCTCTCCCTGAACCTGCGCTCGATTATCAGCCAGCGGCTGGTGCGCACGGTGGACGGGAAACGGGCCGCCGCGGTGGAGATCCTGCTCGACTCCCCCAGGATCAAGGACCTGATCCTCAAGGGCGAGATCGGCGTGCTCAAGGATGCGATGGAGGCCAGCAGCCAGGATGGTATGCAGACGTTCGACCAGGCCCTGCTCAAGCTGTACAAGGAAGGGCGGATCACCTTGGAGGACGCTATAGCCAACGCCGACAGCGCCAACGACCTCAGGCTGAAAATCAAGATGGAAAAACTCGCCGAGGGCGGGACTCTCGAGGAAGATGACAGTGGTCCCAAACTTAGTATCTGA
- a CDS encoding type IV pilus twitching motility protein PilT, whose protein sequence is MDIAELLLFAHKQGASDTHLSAGEPPRIRVNGIMTPVKVPPMDKKEIHAMIYDILNDRQRKIFEETHDLDFSMELGDVARFRVNVFMQHRGEAAVFRTIPSEVLSFDKLGLPGTMRNFAKLEKGIVLVTGPTGSGKSTTLAAIVDLINNERHGHILTIEDPIEFVHKSKNCLINQREVGPHTHSFANALRGALREDPDVILVGEMRDLETISLALTAAETGHLVFGTLHTSSAPKTIDRIVDVFPAGEQAQIRTMFAESCRAVVSQVLLRKKDGKGRVAALEIMIGTPAVRNLIREGKVAQLPSALQTGQKWGMQTLDQHLKELVHKGVIKKEDAELYISDPELFNREF, encoded by the coding sequence ATGGACATAGCCGAACTCCTCCTTTTCGCCCACAAGCAGGGCGCCTCCGATACCCATCTCAGCGCCGGCGAGCCTCCCAGGATCAGGGTCAACGGGATAATGACTCCGGTCAAAGTCCCGCCGATGGACAAAAAAGAAATCCACGCGATGATCTACGACATCCTCAACGACCGTCAGCGCAAGATTTTCGAGGAGACCCACGATCTGGATTTCAGCATGGAGCTTGGCGATGTCGCCCGTTTCCGGGTCAACGTGTTCATGCAGCACCGCGGCGAGGCGGCGGTGTTCCGCACGATCCCCAGCGAGGTGCTGAGTTTCGACAAGCTGGGCCTGCCCGGGACCATGCGTAATTTCGCCAAGCTCGAGAAAGGGATCGTGCTGGTTACCGGACCTACCGGCAGCGGGAAGAGCACCACCCTGGCGGCGATTGTCGACCTGATCAACAATGAGCGCCACGGGCATATTCTGACTATCGAGGACCCGATCGAGTTCGTGCACAAGAGCAAGAACTGCCTGATCAATCAGCGCGAGGTGGGGCCGCATACGCACTCGTTCGCCAATGCTCTTCGCGGGGCGCTGCGCGAGGACCCGGACGTGATCCTGGTTGGCGAGATGCGCGACCTGGAAACGATCTCCCTGGCGCTGACAGCCGCCGAGACCGGCCACCTGGTGTTCGGTACCCTGCACACCTCCAGCGCCCCGAAAACGATCGACCGGATCGTGGACGTGTTCCCCGCCGGCGAGCAGGCGCAGATCAGGACCATGTTCGCCGAGAGCTGCCGGGCGGTGGTCAGCCAGGTGCTGCTGCGCAAGAAGGACGGCAAGGGCCGGGTGGCCGCGCTGGAAATCATGATCGGTACGCCGGCGGTGCGCAACCTGATCCGCGAGGGAAAAGTGGCCCAATTGCCCTCGGCGCTGCAGACCGGCCAGAAATGGGGCATGCAGACCCTGGACCAGCACCTGAAAGAACTGGTGCACAAGGGAGTTATCAAGAAAGAGGACGCGGAGCTCTACATCTCCGATCCGGAGTTGTTTAACCGCGAATTTTAA
- a CDS encoding tetratricopeptide repeat protein, which translates to MENYRPYESNRCSMHHERPAESQCAGCGEFFCGECLESHGNCPACSNAAERFLEGFSTALTRWESGLRDPNLASGEQPGNRSGKKYSWTRIAVFLLLGSFVAYIAYFLSDYNLNMGRLYLEQGNYPKALQYFENSLANDPGNSGLHFALGDLNYQLGDMEAAIDQYRDCLTIDSTHASAMNNLAWVYTQLDIELEEALELSSRAVEMEPENPVFLDTLAEVYYLRKEYYRALTFMRKAVEQDPPDIEYYLGRLGKIKKLAYGEGRFLEV; encoded by the coding sequence ATGGAAAACTATCGGCCATACGAGTCCAACCGCTGCAGCATGCACCACGAGCGCCCCGCCGAAAGCCAGTGCGCCGGCTGTGGAGAGTTTTTCTGCGGCGAATGCCTGGAAAGCCACGGCAACTGCCCGGCCTGCAGCAACGCCGCCGAGCGGTTTCTGGAGGGTTTCAGCACGGCGCTTACTCGCTGGGAGAGCGGATTGCGCGATCCGAATCTCGCCAGCGGCGAACAACCGGGAAACAGAAGCGGGAAAAAATATTCCTGGACGCGGATCGCCGTTTTTCTGCTGCTGGGGTCGTTCGTGGCCTATATCGCCTATTTCCTGAGCGACTATAACCTGAACATGGGCAGGCTGTATCTGGAACAGGGCAACTACCCCAAAGCTCTCCAGTATTTTGAAAACTCGCTGGCCAACGATCCGGGCAACTCGGGGCTGCATTTCGCTCTCGGCGATCTGAATTACCAGCTTGGCGACATGGAAGCCGCGATAGATCAGTACCGCGACTGCCTGACAATCGACAGCACGCACGCCTCGGCCATGAACAATCTGGCCTGGGTTTACACCCAACTGGATATCGAACTGGAAGAGGCGCTGGAGCTAAGCAGTCGGGCGGTGGAGATGGAACCGGAAAACCCGGTTTTCCTCGACACGCTGGCCGAAGTATATTATCTGAGGAAGGAGTACTACCGGGCCCTGACATTCATGCGCAAGGCGGTTGAGCAGGACCCGCCGGATATCGAGTATTATCTGGGCAGGCTGGGAAAAATCAAAAAACTGGCCTATGGCGAGGGACGGTTTCTCGAAGTATAA
- a CDS encoding NifU family protein: MQTRVEQVIANVRGYLQADGGDIELVEITDDNVVMVTLKGACSGCPGAAQTLKMGVERVMRQAVPEIKSVESV; encoded by the coding sequence TTGCAGACCAGGGTCGAGCAGGTGATCGCCAATGTCCGCGGCTACCTTCAGGCCGACGGCGGAGATATCGAATTGGTGGAGATCACCGACGACAACGTGGTGATGGTCACACTCAAGGGAGCCTGCAGCGGCTGCCCCGGTGCGGCCCAGACTCTTAAAATGGGCGTGGAGCGCGTGATGCGCCAGGCTGTCCCCGAGATCAAGTCCGTCGAATCTGTCTGA
- a CDS encoding DUF1858 domain-containing protein, whose amino-acid sequence MARQFTESMTLAEVAKTSPRARKIVEKYFGKDCFSCPSFSGEPLFMGARMHAVELETVLKELNKVH is encoded by the coding sequence ATGGCCCGGCAGTTCACGGAATCGATGACCCTGGCCGAAGTCGCCAAAACCAGCCCCAGGGCCAGGAAGATTGTTGAAAAATATTTCGGCAAGGACTGTTTCTCCTGTCCGAGTTTCAGCGGAGAACCCCTGTTCATGGGCGCACGGATGCATGCGGTCGAGCTTGAAACAGTGCTTAAGGAGCTGAACAAGGTCCACTGA
- a CDS encoding DUF116 domain-containing protein: MGHDAQQEKTAGDTARRKPDRRLGDEWADWDGHLDGEPAVLDEDRRVFIGFAFLCLVVLIAALGAFFYMIYPRLEGWHEYLAQGVMATLGAFSLAVLLWFSSIAFPLLTGIRLPWRMDSVQKSMNLLIPLTIRLGRTFGISRDRMGNSFIKVSNALVRGARINTDSGPLLMLLPRCLAPQVRKQIQALGERYECLVHVVPGGELARKLIHENRPSRIIAVACERDLVSGIQDMAPIIPTYAVPNCRPEGPCKNTVVDMEKMEEAMILFSPRRRD, translated from the coding sequence ATGGGACACGACGCGCAACAGGAAAAGACCGCCGGCGATACAGCCAGGCGGAAACCGGACCGCAGGCTGGGCGATGAATGGGCCGACTGGGACGGGCATCTCGACGGTGAACCGGCGGTGCTCGACGAGGACCGGCGGGTGTTTATCGGCTTCGCCTTCCTCTGCCTCGTGGTGCTGATCGCCGCGCTTGGCGCGTTTTTCTACATGATCTATCCCCGGCTGGAAGGCTGGCACGAATACCTGGCCCAGGGTGTGATGGCCACGCTGGGCGCGTTCTCCCTGGCGGTCCTGCTCTGGTTCTCCTCGATCGCTTTCCCCCTGCTGACCGGCATCCGCCTGCCGTGGCGGATGGATTCCGTGCAGAAATCGATGAACCTGCTCATACCCCTGACTATCAGGCTGGGCAGGACGTTCGGGATCAGCCGCGACAGGATGGGCAACTCGTTTATCAAGGTCAGCAACGCCCTGGTGCGCGGCGCGAGGATCAACACCGATTCCGGCCCCCTGCTGATGCTGCTGCCGCGCTGTCTGGCGCCCCAGGTGCGGAAACAGATCCAAGCCCTGGGCGAGCGCTACGAGTGCCTGGTCCACGTTGTCCCCGGCGGCGAACTGGCCCGCAAACTGATCCACGAAAACCGTCCCAGCCGGATAATCGCAGTCGCCTGCGAACGGGACCTTGTCAGCGGCATCCAGGACATGGCCCCGATCATCCCCACTTACGCCGTACCCAACTGCAGGCCCGAGGGACCCTGCAAGAACACAGTGGTCGATATGGAGAAGATGGAGGAAGCGATGATCCTGTTCAGCCCGCGCCGCCGCGACTGA